Part of the Triticum urartu cultivar G1812 chromosome 2, Tu2.1, whole genome shotgun sequence genome, GTAAACAAATAGGACTTGCATTACAGAGCATACCTAACGCCAGGTGATGGGGCATACTTATAGTGTATTAATTGTGTGGACATTTATACTAAGTTATAATAATTCAATAGCTACTAGAAGTCGTGCAGCTCCTGTTTCATCATTATCTTCTACGAGAAAGCGCTGCTAGTTTTCTTTAAAATCTGTCATGGTCTTGACTAGACTCCTAGTTTGTCACATACTGAGTTAATAATTTTCCTAGATGTGCTGACTGTTGCACAAATCGTGGAAATTGAGTCGTTACTATAAATCACATGCCACATAGTTGTTGTATGACAAATACAATTAAGTCTGAAATCTGAACCATGAACTGTCAAGTGCGTATTCCTTTCTCCCACGGCAGATGTTCTGGCAGTTGTGTGCTTACGGTATCTGTGGCTTTTATAGGAGAAGGATAATGTACTATCACATGGAAGCTTTCAAGAAGGTTGACGTCATAGCAACCCCTACAACCGGGTAAATGATTTTGAAGTTTACTACAGTCTGTCCATGTTTTATATcatcttgtttctactaatcgtGTGTATGCATGCTTCCTCATTCGTACTTGTTTTTGTCTAGTCAAAGAGACTAGTGCATGAGGAAAGTTCTGCTTTTTAGCTTCCAGTAGATGGGTTGTAGTTCTAGGCGACACATATTTTTCTAATAGTTTCAGGGTATATAGGGCTACACAAGCATGTCGGTTTGTGACTCGAATACGAGATAATATCTGTAAATTACCAAATTGACAATACTAATTCACATTTGGGATTACATGGAGCAGCTGACATGACTCTGTTCATCTATGCTCCTTAGAATGATGCATACCTAATTTTACCTGTTTGCACCAGTTTTCAAGAAATTATGGTGTACTCGTGCTTCTTATCATATGTATTATCTGTTGCTATAACAACTAAGGAGATGTGCTGTTTTTTTTTACAGCATGACCGCTCCAAAAATACCACCAAGTGCTCTGAAAGGAGAGTCTGATTATGTTGTATCAGGTAGATTCTTCACTATATTATATTGTGCATTTTCATTAGCTTTTGAACACGTGGATTTGTATCTTATCTCAAACTCAATTTTAAACCATGCTAACATCCTGGATAAAACCTGCTGAAATGTTGATGTGAAACAATTCTTAGTTGACACAACAACTGCTGTCattcacccgcaaaaaaaaaaaactgcTGTCATTGTCTTGTCTTGAGAAAGAagtttgtactccctccgtccagaaatACTTGTCTGGGAGatagatgtatctagacgtattttagttctagatgcatcctttttatctatttcgaagacaagtatttccggacggaggtagtaataagaaaaataaaataatgACAGCTCTACATGTGAAATTTGTAGGGGAGATTGAAGTTTTAAACGCGGTTTTCACGCCTTAGCCGCGAAGACACTAAAAAGCTATGGCTAAGCTATCACTAGCTATTTCCTTATTTAGATCATGGACATCACGCTTTTGTGGTGGGAATGCACAAAGCTATAACAGAATATCACAAGCTATTTAGAACCTTGTTGGAATGAGAGATACAGGGGGCATTTTCTTCCTATTTGGAATCCAATAGTATAAAGTAGCTATGCAATATGGAAGAGTTGTGTTTCATAGTTTATATGAGTTTAGCAGTTTGCTAAGCAAGCTATATTAATACCTGTTTTGACGCCAACCTGCCAAGTACAATTATTGGTACTTTGTTCTACAGAGATCAATTGCACCTTTTCTGTTCCTGATTCAATCTCTTTATTGCAGCCAAGCTGATGCAATTCATTTTTGCCGGGAACCTTCTTGGCTTGCCTGCCATTAGTGTTCCTGTAAGTGGTGTCACAACTCATGACGAGTATTAATTGTATCTTTTACTCCACATTATAGGAGTAGTTAGTAATAATTATAGGAAACATTCAGGATTTTGTTGCAATATAGCTCAAAAACATGCAGGGAAATATTAATTGCTAATATGTGCTGCTACTCCTGTCCTGTACCCAGGTTGGTCATGACAAGCAAGGCCTTCCTATCGGCTTGCAACTGATAGGCCGTCCATGGGGCGAGGCTAGCTTATTGAGGGTGGCTTCGGCAGTAGAGGTAATGTTCGCATTTGTCATAAAGGTTCTGTATTTGTGGTTTGCCAATTGAGAATGTGCTCATATTTAATAGGAGTCCATGTCTTATTAAGGCTGCATCTGTATGAACCCGAGTGAATCTCTGAACATTCAGCAATCTTGATCCGTTAGCATTAGGCATCGGGGAGACTTTATTTACACCACTATGTTGTCTACGGGCATTTATTTATATCGTGGCATAGGTACACTTAAGCTACATATTACTTTGAGTAATTTTTAACGGGAAAATATGCTAAGGCAAATACAAATGTTAGGGAAGAAATAGTAATTTATGAAATGTTCTAAATTTGGCATGTCTAGAGAATCTGAAAAGCACTATTCAGTGGCATCACCACCCTTATGAGTGCGAGCATTATTTTCATCAAGTCTTTTGTGCTGTGTTTGTCAACTTCTGGACCCTCATCATGAATTAAAAACGTGACCTTATTTTCCCTTGCTTTCAGGAGCTCTGCCTGAAGAGAAGAAATCGGCCATCCACATTTTACGACATCCTGAAGACCTGAAACATCATCAGTATGTAATATCAATAGTATGCGAGAGGTTTGTCATTTGTCAGGACTCCGGATATACACAGCAAACCCTTCTCCAGTTTATAAAAGACCGAGAAAATAATTTTACCAGCACTGTAGCAGCAATAAGTGAGGCAGTATAAAAGAAATCGTTTGGACGTTTGGGATATCTCTGCCGGTTTTCTTGTTGTGATTCATCTGTTCGTAATGTTCTTGATCTGGCTCATCTCTGCCCATCGAGAAAGCTGAGACATAGATGTAACAGAGACTCTGAGATATCCATTACCGACAAACGCGAGTGAATCATGAATTCGTATCTCAATATAAAAGATCTTGATGATAGGTCCAAAATGAAGTGGAGTACGTATGTGACGCAAAACAAAATCTATACCGCTCATTTTGTGTTTAATAGCACTTCTCATCGTTTTGTGGTTCAGTTTGTTACTGCGAAGAAACTAGAAGAGATGAATTCGTGAGACATCAGGTTCATGTATTTGCTGTACCGTTGATCGCCGTGCTGGCTTTGTCTCTCCATGTGTACCAGTGCTACAGTAGCGTGGAGCCTGATAGGGCTAACTAAAAGGAACCTATCTTGGTGATCCATACGGTACAACAAGTTGAAATATATTGTCCGTTCGGACTTTTGAATGAACTGGTTGAAGGATCAGTTCAATACTGTTAAATCTGTTTGTAAAAAAGAACTGTTTTcgttttcttttgtttcttcATCCTAGAAGAGAATGACCAAGACAAAGAAGAGGGGTTGGCTTCTTCTCTTTCTGACCGAGAACGTTTTAGCATTGACCATACGTGGAAGGAAAATTCAAGAAGCAAGAACAAGGAAGTCAGTCTGTGGCACACAACCCTGAACATTTTCTAGTTCACCAGGAGTTCACATTTGCATAGAGGCCACCCAATTCAGCATCAAATTTAAGTGTGTGCGACTAAAGAACGTTCACTAGATACTACTCGCTCCATCCCATAATGgaagagcgtttttgacactacatCCAGTGTTGCCAAAAACAACACATATTATGGGACAAAGAGAGTACAACATAGCCGGTGCcccgatattttgatgatatccATTTTGGTGATTCACATTGAAGTTGCCCTAGCGTGGAATGTGGGAAAAAAAATAATTTGGCTCATGTCAGAGATCTTGGGCGGTCCCGGAGGCAAAATTTATCGTCTTGTCGCCGGAGTCCACTGAATCGCTGGCACATTTACGTGTGCACAGTCCCAGTACTACGTAGTACGTACCCCGGCTGGCAAGGGGCAACAACGCCCATTATTTTCTCGCCACCCTCCCCCTCCTTCGTCGTCGTCTCCAGCCCCCACGGCCACCATCCCCCGTAAACCCACTCCTCCCTCCCTAGTTCCGGCCGCGGCCGCGCGCTTGAAGCCTCGCATTTACTCTGCCTCTGCCTCTGCCGCGGAGAGAGGGGAACGGAGGAGATGAGCGGCAAGGTGAAGGCGATGGCGCCGGTGGAGGAGGTGGACATCTCCGCCGCGCGGTACGAGCCGCTGCTGCTGCGGGCGCCGCGCCTCACGGGGTTCCCGCTCCGGGCCTTCGTCTGGCTCCTCGAGTCGCCGCTCCTCGGGCCCATCGTCACCtccgtcctcaagaagcagaaCAACATGACGCAGGTCCTCCTCCTTCATTGCCAGTTTCTATTTTGTTTCAGATTATTTTGCTTCCGGTGCACTCAGCACAACTCTGGTCTTGCCCGGGGGACAAGCGAGCAGATGCTGCAGCACACGGTGATCCCCGACCGGCCCATGTTCTTCCCGGAGTTCCCGCCGCAGGGTACGTACGACAGTCATATCCTCTGTCTCTgtatttctcaaaaaaaaaaaaaaatcctCTGTCTCTGTGTGTGTACAAGCAAAAGCAGCTATGAGAAACTTTTCATTCAGTCAAGTTCTACTGAATTTTGGTCTTCTTGGATTTTGTATGGTTGAGAAGTTGAGATAGATGTTCTACTTCTTTCATTCAGTCAGGTTCTACTGAAacttttcgcaaaaaaaagagagaaaaagttCTGCTGAAACTGAAGAAAGGCAGAGAAACATGAATGTATGCTGCAGAAGCACAATCCCACATGAATAATTTGCTCAGTTTCGTCTAAAAAACAATTTCCTCAATTCAGTTACTCAGATGTCGCAGCAGATATTTTCAAGCACCACCCTGTTTTTACATTCTTTTTGACTAGAAACAGGACGACAACTTCCTACTGCATCTTTCCTAATCATGTGAAAGTTATATGCACGGTTGAACAAAATGGAAAAAAAAGCTGTATTATTATTAACTGCTGCTGCTCCTAATTTGCCAGAGCCGGAGCAGGGGGTTGTGATCCTGGGGGAAGACAGGGACCCTGTGGAGAGAGTGGAGGAAGCACTGCAGTGCCTCACTCCATACGACCCGTCCGGGCGTTTCACATCGTCTTATGAGAAAAATCCCTTTCTCTACTGGAAGATCCGTGACTTTGCACACGCGTACCGTTCTGGGATCACGACACCGTCAGCTGTGAGTAGCTCACTGGATCTGGAACGTAATGTACTGAACATTGTTTGCTCTCCTTGCATTTGTGGTGTTAATCTTGTCTGTTGGGTAggttgcggagcatgtcattgcGGGCGTGGAAGAGTGGAACAATAAGAAGCCTCCGATGCCAATGCTGATCTATTTTGACGCTGATGACCTGAGGAAGCAAGCTAATGCTTCCACAAAGAGATTTGAGCAAGGTTTACGCCGAACCTATCTTTGCTGCTTTAGTCAATCATTGTTGAAATGAACACACAACAGGTGCAAGAACTCCATTTACCTCTATCCTGTTttcttgatatatgttgcttctTGTGCACAGGAAGCCCGATTTCTGTTTTGGATGGGATCTTTTTCGCCATTAAGGATGACATTGACTGCTTCCCATATCCATCAAAGAGTTAGTTCACTCGACTGAAGTAGCCATTTTTTGGCTCTGTCCGAGAAACACATTCTATATTATGTTCCTCTTTTTGGATTCAGGTGCTACCACATTTTTCGACAAAATCCGCCCTGTGGAGAAAGACGCAGTCTTAGTTGCTCGTTTACGGAAATGTGGAGTGATTTTTATTGGGAAAGCAAATATGCACGAGCTAGGCATTGGGGTCACAGGAAACAATCCAAACTATGGGTACGGTTAATAATTGAGTGGCTGTTAGTTATGATCAAAATGCTTACTTACATAGTTACATGGAGTCTAGGGACACATGAATTTTATTGGAGGTGTTAAAACTTAAGTCATGTTTTCATCTATACATGTTGACTTGGTGGAACTCGAGTGTTACCGGATTAAAtttcttttctcctttttttcccCTGAAATGCTGCAAACATGAATATCCAACAACGTCTAGGTGATTCTTTTGCTTTGCCTAAGTTTTGTAAAGGAAAAGGGGAACTATAATATTTGTTAGCTATTTCCTAGAAGCAAACTCAGCTGAGTAATTGTAAAGCTTGACAAGGAATCATAACTCTCGGATGCCTACAAACATTATGCTCTAGCAGTATCATCAGAAACCATCACATTATGAAAAAGAAATGGAAAACAGATTTGGAATTTGCAGTCATCCAATATTGTTCATCCAGTCTACTTATGTTCTGATGTTTGCTACTTTATCTTCGCAATTTCATAATTATTTGTTGCAGGACAGTAAGAAATCCACATTCAATCGATAGATATACCGGTGCTTCTTCATCTGGTCCAGCTGCACTTGTCTCATCAGGGTTATGCTCAGCAGCAATTGGAACAGACGCCGGAGGTTTGTGCATATAGAGCTGTGACATTCATTGACACTACATTATTTTCAATACTAGTCTCTAATTGGGACCTTTTCTTTCTTACAGGCTCAGTTCGAATACCATCCTCCCTATGTGGCATTGTTGGTTTGAAGACAACATTCAGGCGCACAGATATGACCGGGTAACTAAGAGAAGTTCCTACTTGATATGTACTACTAGCACTTGCTTTGCTACTTTGATACCATATTAAGCTTCATGCATTAGGCAACACAACTGAAGGTCTGAACTGATGAGAAGGGCTAGAAAATCCACATATACACTTCAACAGACCACTCATGCTTGCATAAATTATACTATGTTACAGTACTGTGAAAAATATCCGTGATGGATAAAATGATATTGATTTAGTTTGATCAAACCAGATATTTTTCATATATTAAAACCAAAGTTCAGAAAATATCTTGAGCTTGTCAACCCGGTCGCTAAATATTTCATGTCATCAGATGTAAATCAAAATGCCAACTTGTTTAATTTCATATAATGAACCCAAGTGCTAATTTctatttaaatgttattat contains:
- the LOC125535211 gene encoding fatty acid amide hydrolase isoform X4, giving the protein MSGKVKAMAPVEEVDISAARYEPLLLRAPRLTGFPLRAFVWLLESPLLGPIVTSVLKKQNNMTQMLQHTVIPDRPMFFPEFPPQEPEQGVVILGEDRDPVERVEEALQCLTPYDPSGRFTSSYEKNPFLYWKIRDFAHAYRSGITTPSAVAEHVIAGVEEWNNKKPPMPMLIYFDADDLRKQANASTKRFEQGSPISVLDGIFFAIKDDIDCFPYPSKSATTFFDKIRPVEKDAVLVARLRKCGVIFIGKANMHELGIGVTGNNPNYGTVRNPHSIDRYTGASSSGPAALVSSGLCSAAIGTDAGGSVRIPSSLCGIVGLKTTFRRTDMTGVLCDAGTAAVASPLTASVEDSMLVYSALAGCRPMDKLTLRPLPLCVPNLVSSENNDILQSVKVGKYTEWFHDVSDIEISNTCEDALSLLRNTFGCQIEEIILPELLEMRTAHLVTIGSEGFCQLNAHYQEGRRTEMTLDTRGSLALFGSFTSADYVASQRLRRRMMYYHMEAFRKVDVIATPTTGITAPRIPPSALKGESDYIVSAKLMQFIVAGNLLGFPAITVPVGHDKQGLPIGLQLIGRPWGEASLLRVASAVEELCLKRRNRPSTFYDILQT